GCTGTACTGCAGGCCGGCCATGTCGTAGCGGTGCATCTGCGGcagcgcgggcggcggcggcgggctgCTCATGGTAGCGGGCTGCGCGTAGCCCAGCTGCTCCTGCACCAGCGAGTACGCGCCGTTGGCCCAGCCGTTCACGTGTGTGTACGTGTCCAGGCGCTGGCCCACGCCCACCGGGctgctggcggcggcggcggcggcggcggcggcggcggcggcggcgccggggGGCAGCAGGCCTCCGGGCAGGGAGTACTTGTCCTTCTTGAGCAGCGTCTTGGTCTTGCGGCGCGGCCGGTACTTGTAGTCCGGGTACTCTTTCATGTGCACGGCGCGCAGTCGCTTGGCCTCGTCGATGAACGGCCGCTTCTCGGCGTCGGTCAGCAGTTTCCAGTCGGCGCCCAAGCGCTTGCTGATCTCGGAGTTGTGCATCTTGGGGTTCTCCAGGGCCATCTTGCGCCGCTGCCCACGGGACCACACCATGAAGGCGTTCATGGGCCGCTTCACGCGGTCCTGGtcgctgcccccgcccccgccactcGAACCCCCGCCGTTGCCGCCGCCTGCGTTCGCTCCGCCGGCTGCGTTCGCGCCGCTCTTGCCTGCGCCGCCGGGGGCTGCGGGGCCGCCCGCGCCTGCCGCTGGGGTGGGTGGCCCCACGGGGTTCTTGAGCTCGGTCTCCAGCAAGCTGTACATGGCCGGGGCGGGAAGAAGGTGCGCCAGAGTGGCGGGAGGAGAAGGCGCTCCCGGGGCTGGAGCGGCCACGGTGAAAAGGCCTGGGGACTCCGTCGGAGGGGCGCttgggggccggggggccggCGGGTCAGGCGGGAAGGGCAGGCTTGCCAAAGTGCTCCGCGCCAAGTCGGCAGGAACCCGCAGGCTAGTCGCACCTGATGCGTTGTCTCGAGCTGGCCGCATTCGCAGTCTGGCCAGGCGCTCGCCGGGTCCCTTATATACCTGCTCGGATCCCCCGGGGTTGGGACTCGGTCCGCCCCTCGCCACCGGGAGGCCCGGTGATTGACAGGCTCACAGTGATGCGCCCTGGCCAATCATCACGGAGTCCCCGTTCGgccccactggaaaaaaaaagttcggGGAGCCCTTTCGTTCACCCCCGCGCCCCTCTGGGGCCCGGTGACGTGATGAGAGTTATTCAGGAGGCGGGAGTCCCGGAGAGCCGCTCAGAGACCACCAATTAGGGTCTCAAAAAGTTTGAAAGAACGAAACTCGAGGAGGTgacggaggggggagggggcgcgtgAGCAGgattgggggaagggggcagaggggcgCCCACGGGGTTCAGAAAACAACTTTGCAACCCCGTCAGGGCCGAGCGGTGCCTGGTCTCGGGGCCACCCTGCAGAGCATCCCGCTGTCTGCGCGGAGGTCCTCCGACTGCTTCTGCTGCGGGCATCGCCAGTTACCCGGGCGATCTTGGGGACGCCGGGCGCAACAGAGGCGCCCCGGGTTGCGGCTCCGAGAAGCCCTCCCAGGAATCGGCCCCTGGCCCAGCAGGACCCTCTGCGGGGAAGCCGCGGGCCTGCGCGCCGAGGATGGAGCCGGGGTCAGGGATCGGGGCACGGGAGACAGGCTTCAGGACCGCGGAGCGCACAGGGGCTGTGAGGCTCTCCGCTGGCTTGAGTGAAGGCGAGCAGTCAGCCGCCTGCTGCCGGAGCCGGGCCGAGGCGCTCACAAGCGGTGGTGCGGAGAGTGTGTGTGGGGCGGAGGGGGTGAACCGGCCTCGGCTCTCTCGCTCCAGGCCCCCGCTTAGCGGCCCCTTTTTGTCTCTGCTCTCTGGCCATTTCGGTTTTTCCAGTCCGATGCCCCTGAGGGGGAGGGTCGGGCCCCTTGGAAAATCCGTTTTCATGGCAACACGGAGCCTCTCCAAGTGAAAGAAAAGTTTCTTGGAGGGGGGGGACGGTGGCCGGAGAGGAGCCGAGGCCGTCCTCGTGGCGGACCGCCGGGCCCCCTCCACTGGCCGCGCACCTGCCAGGACCACTGAGCGCTGCTCTCGCTGCGCAGCCGCGCCGCCTCCCCGGGGAGCAGTCTCTGCTAACGGATTGcgtccttcttcttttttgttttacagCCGCCGTCCTGGCCAGAGCCTCGAGACTCGGAGCGGGACACTCACCCGCATGTCATGCTGTCTGCCAAAGACTAACGTCTCGGGAACCCGGGCTGCAGGGAGAGGGAACCCGGACAATCGCCTTCGCCAGCCCAAGCGAGTGGCACAGCGT
The DNA window shown above is from Lynx canadensis isolate LIC74 chromosome X, mLynCan4.pri.v2, whole genome shotgun sequence and carries:
- the SOX3 gene encoding transcription factor SOX-3 isoform X1 codes for the protein MRPARDNASGATSLRVPADLARSTLASLPFPPDPPAPRPPSAPPTESPGLFTVAAPAPGAPSPPATLAHLLPAPAMYSLLETELKNPVGPPTPAAGAGGPAAPGGAGKSGANAAGGANAGGGNGGGSSGGGGGSDQDRVKRPMNAFMVWSRGQRRKMALENPKMHNSEISKRLGADWKLLTDAEKRPFIDEAKRLRAVHMKEYPDYKYRPRRKTKTLLKKDKYSLPGGLLPPGAAAAAAAAAAAAASSPVGVGQRLDTYTHVNGWANGAYSLVQEQLGYAQPATMSSPPPPPALPQMHRYDMAGLQYSPMMPPGAQSYMNAAAAAAAASGYGGMAPSAAAAAAAAYGQQPATAAAAAAAAAAMSLGPMGTVVKTEPSSPPPAITSHSQRACLGDLRDMISMYLPPGGDAADAASPLPGGRLHSVHQHYQGAGTAVNGTVPLTHI
- the SOX3 gene encoding transcription factor SOX-3 isoform X2, encoding MYSLLETELKNPVGPPTPAAGAGGGNGGGSSGGGGGSDQDRVKRPMNAFMVWSRGQRRKMALENPKMHNSEISKRLGADWKLLTDAEKRPFIDEAKRLRAVHMKEYPDYKYRPRRKTKTLLKKDKYSLPGGLLPPGAAAAAAAAAAAAASSPVGVGQRLDTYTHVNGWANGAYSLVQEQLGYAQPATMSSPPPPPALPQMHRYDMAGLQYSPMMPPGAQSYMNAAAAAAAASGYGGMALGPMGTVVKTEPSSPPPAITSHSQRACLGDLRDMISMYLPPGGDAADAASPLPGGRLHSVHQHYQGAGTAVNGTVPLTHI